From Vanessa cardui chromosome 11, ilVanCard2.1, whole genome shotgun sequence, the proteins below share one genomic window:
- the LOC124533898 gene encoding uncharacterized protein LOC124533898 isoform X2, giving the protein MEGTELGGDQQFCLRWNNFQANITSQFEALRDDEDFVDVTLACEGHRLEAHKVVLSACSPYFKELFKNNPCPHPIIFMRDCEVSHVRALLQFMYVGQVNIAQAQLSAFLRTADALQIRGLTDCSQHNDKKVNRKSPPSQLRNLLSAKPSHSTSSSKAASQNVESTSADDPEKNASRRSEINSPDAARNNLNEEASFQTSSQTRPNNDDFNQTCNYPTLRVKTDLEATEINTEENDILMDPGDYKEGVDTCQEFSATDLLEPKMEVLEQEASDEERSSFQPMYYNENNTLANPFATLQGNIDLMAGMNAELRDENSEGAGRWDGRRNRPVPDAVWLEQHRRALPFVLKRENERGAPAPRLIKLGEGVEIREELLRGVKWGDYRKVTRGLAAALFSPMELATCSVTGQRWSRAGQEARPTKPPLDRRRVHALISYVSRHFPDVEVSRIKQVLAYKCKENCAALRMRTASESSNYMLSAAARPAADDAPPAPPAPAAPPAPAPPPARAAYAPFEGAKGGGGAAGEEGEAPH; this is encoded by the exons ATGGAAGGTACAGAACTGGGTGGCGACCAGCAATTCTGTTTGAGATGGAACAATTTTCAAGCAAATATAACTTCTCAATTCGAGGCACTGCGCGATGATGAGGACTTCGTGGATGTCACCCTGGCATGCGAGGGACACAGGCTCGAAGCCCACAAAGTGGTTCTTTCGGCATGTAGTCCTTATTTCAaggaattatttaaa AACAATCCGTGTCCTCACCCAATAATATTTATGCGCGATTGTGAAGTGTCACATGTTCGTGCTCTTCTTCAGTTTATGTACGTGGGCCAGGTGAATATCGCGCAGGCACAGCTCAGCGCGTTCTTGCGCACCGCAGACGCGCTTCAGATACGCGGCCTCACTGATTGTTCACAACACAACGACAAA aaaGTGAATCGAAAGTCTCCACCTTCCCAACTACGTAATTTGCTCAGCGCCAAGCCGTCACATTCTACCTCCTCCTCCAAAGCCGCAAGCCAAAATGTGGAATCGACGTCTGCCGATGACCCCGAGAAGAATGCAAGTCGCCGTTCTGAGATAAATTCTCCCGATGCTGCCAGAAATAATCTCAACGAAGAAGCTTCCTTTCAAACTTCTAGTCAAACGAGGCCTAATAATGACGACTTTAACCAAACTTGTAACTACCCTACGTTGAGGGTGAAAACTGATCTCGAAGCAACTGAAATTAACACTGAAGAAAATGATATCCTCATGGATCCCGGAGATTATAAGGAAGGAGTGGACACGTGCCAAGAATTCAGCGCGACCGACTTGCTCGAACCAAAAATGGAAGTCCTGGAGCAGGAAGCCAGCGACGAGGAACGTTCCAGTTTTCAGCCAATGTACTACAATGAGAACAATACTTTGGCGAATCCATTCGCCACCTTACAAG GTAACATCGATCTCATGGCCGGAATGAACGCGGAGCTGCGAGACGAGAACTCGGAAG GTGCGGGGCGCTGGGACGGGCGGCGGAACCGGCCGGTGCCGGACGCCGTGTGGCTCGAGCAGCACCGGCGCGCGCTGCCCTTCGTGCTCAAGCGGGAGAACGAGCGCGGCGCGCCCGCCCCGAGACTT ATAAAGCTGGGGGAGGGCGTGGAGATCCGCGAGGAGCTGCTGCGCGGCGTGAAGTGGGGCGACTACCGCAAGGTGACGCGCGGGCTGGCGGCCGCGCTGTTCTCGCCCATGGAGCTGGCCACGTGCTCCGTCACGGGGCAGCGCTGGTCGCGCGCGGGGCAGGAGGCGCGCCCCACCAAGCCGCCGCTCGACCGGCGCCGCGTGCACGCGCTCATCTCCTACGTCAGCCGCCACTTCCCCGACGTCGAGGTCAGCCGCATCAAGCAGGTGCTCGCCTACAAGTGCAAGGAGAACTGCGCCGCGCTGCGCATGAGGACCGCCAG CGAGTCGAGCAACTACATGCTGAGCGCGGCCGCCCGCCCCGCCGCCGACGACGCGCCGCCCGCtccccccgcgcccgccgcgccccccgcgcccgcgccgccgcccgcgcgcgccgcctaCGCGCCCTT TGAGGGCGCGAAGGGGGGCGGCGGGGCGGCGGGCGAGGAGGGCGAGGCGCCGCACTGA
- the LOC124533898 gene encoding uncharacterized protein LOC124533898 isoform X1 codes for MEGTELGGDQQFCLRWNNFQANITSQFEALRDDEDFVDVTLACEGHRLEAHKVVLSACSPYFKELFKNNPCPHPIIFMRDCEVSHVRALLQFMYVGQVNIAQAQLSAFLRTADALQIRGLTDCSQHNDKKVNRKSPPSQLRNLLSAKPSHSTSSSKAASQNVESTSADDPEKNASRRSEINSPDAARNNLNEEASFQTSSQTRPNNDDFNQTCNYPTLRVKTDLEATEINTEENDILMDPGDYKEGVDTCQEFSATDLLEPKMEVLEQEASDEERSSFQPMYYNENNTLANPFATLQGNIDLMAGMNAELRDENSEGAGRWDGRRNRPVPDAVWLEQHRRALPFVLKRENERGAPAPRLIKLGEGVEIREELLRGVKWGDYRKVTRGLAAALFSPMELATCSVTGQRWSRAGQEARPTKPPLDRRRVHALISYVSRHFPDVEVSRIKQVLAYKCKENCAALRMRTARLSNCFSESSNYMLSAAARPAADDAPPAPPAPAAPPAPAPPPARAAYAPFEGAKGGGGAAGEEGEAPH; via the exons ATGGAAGGTACAGAACTGGGTGGCGACCAGCAATTCTGTTTGAGATGGAACAATTTTCAAGCAAATATAACTTCTCAATTCGAGGCACTGCGCGATGATGAGGACTTCGTGGATGTCACCCTGGCATGCGAGGGACACAGGCTCGAAGCCCACAAAGTGGTTCTTTCGGCATGTAGTCCTTATTTCAaggaattatttaaa AACAATCCGTGTCCTCACCCAATAATATTTATGCGCGATTGTGAAGTGTCACATGTTCGTGCTCTTCTTCAGTTTATGTACGTGGGCCAGGTGAATATCGCGCAGGCACAGCTCAGCGCGTTCTTGCGCACCGCAGACGCGCTTCAGATACGCGGCCTCACTGATTGTTCACAACACAACGACAAA aaaGTGAATCGAAAGTCTCCACCTTCCCAACTACGTAATTTGCTCAGCGCCAAGCCGTCACATTCTACCTCCTCCTCCAAAGCCGCAAGCCAAAATGTGGAATCGACGTCTGCCGATGACCCCGAGAAGAATGCAAGTCGCCGTTCTGAGATAAATTCTCCCGATGCTGCCAGAAATAATCTCAACGAAGAAGCTTCCTTTCAAACTTCTAGTCAAACGAGGCCTAATAATGACGACTTTAACCAAACTTGTAACTACCCTACGTTGAGGGTGAAAACTGATCTCGAAGCAACTGAAATTAACACTGAAGAAAATGATATCCTCATGGATCCCGGAGATTATAAGGAAGGAGTGGACACGTGCCAAGAATTCAGCGCGACCGACTTGCTCGAACCAAAAATGGAAGTCCTGGAGCAGGAAGCCAGCGACGAGGAACGTTCCAGTTTTCAGCCAATGTACTACAATGAGAACAATACTTTGGCGAATCCATTCGCCACCTTACAAG GTAACATCGATCTCATGGCCGGAATGAACGCGGAGCTGCGAGACGAGAACTCGGAAG GTGCGGGGCGCTGGGACGGGCGGCGGAACCGGCCGGTGCCGGACGCCGTGTGGCTCGAGCAGCACCGGCGCGCGCTGCCCTTCGTGCTCAAGCGGGAGAACGAGCGCGGCGCGCCCGCCCCGAGACTT ATAAAGCTGGGGGAGGGCGTGGAGATCCGCGAGGAGCTGCTGCGCGGCGTGAAGTGGGGCGACTACCGCAAGGTGACGCGCGGGCTGGCGGCCGCGCTGTTCTCGCCCATGGAGCTGGCCACGTGCTCCGTCACGGGGCAGCGCTGGTCGCGCGCGGGGCAGGAGGCGCGCCCCACCAAGCCGCCGCTCGACCGGCGCCGCGTGCACGCGCTCATCTCCTACGTCAGCCGCCACTTCCCCGACGTCGAGGTCAGCCGCATCAAGCAGGTGCTCGCCTACAAGTGCAAGGAGAACTGCGCCGCGCTGCGCATGAGGACCGCCAG GCTGTCGAACTGTTTCAGCGAGTCGAGCAACTACATGCTGAGCGCGGCCGCCCGCCCCGCCGCCGACGACGCGCCGCCCGCtccccccgcgcccgccgcgccccccgcgcccgcgccgccgcccgcgcgcgccgcctaCGCGCCCTT TGAGGGCGCGAAGGGGGGCGGCGGGGCGGCGGGCGAGGAGGGCGAGGCGCCGCACTGA
- the LOC124533831 gene encoding ribosome maturation protein SBDS: protein MSKIFTPTNQIRLTNVAIVRLKKGGKRFEIACYRNKVVSWRNKLEKDIDEVLQTHTVFTNVSKGQVAKKDDLVKVFGKDDQTEICKEILEKGELQVSDKERHSQIDALFKDIATTVADKCVNPETKRPYPVSIIEKAMKDIHFSVNVNKSAKQQSLEVIPLIKKDIPLERAQMRVRIMLSGKDARKVRDKAVKLATNVEEENWESGTANVICLIDPGSFRILDELIKTETKGTGQFELLNLKEMIEGEQAL from the exons atgTCTAAAATATTTACTCCAACAAATCAAATTCGCTTAACAAACGTCGCTATCGTAAGGTTAAAAAAAGGTGGTAAAAGGTTTGAGATAGCATGTTACAGAAATAAAGTAGTATCTTGGAGAAATAAATT agAGAAAGATATTGATGAAGTATTACAAACGCACACTGTATTTACCAATGTGTCGAAGGGTCAAGTAGCTAAAAAGGATGATTTGGTTAAAGTTTTTGGTAAAGATGACCAAACTGAAATATGCAAAGAAATTTTGGAAAAAGGTGAACTACAAGTTTCAGATAAGGAAAGGCATTCACAGATAGATGcactttttaaagatattgcTACTACTGTAGCAGACAAATGTGTGAATCCTGAAACTAAAAGACCATATCCAGTGTCTATCATAGAAAAGGCTATGAAGGATATACACTTCTCAGTGAATGTAAATAAGAGTGCAAAACAACAATCTCTTGAGGTaatacctttaataaaaaaagatataccaCTTGAACGGGCACAGATGAGAGTAAGAATTATGTTGAGTGGAAAAGATGCTCGTAAGGTAAGAGATAAGGCTGTCAAATTAGCTACTAATGTTGAAGAAGAGAATTGGGAATCTGGCACAGCCAATGTTATATGCCTTATTGATCCCGGAAGCTTTAGAATTTTAGACGAATTGATTAAAACTGAAACTAAAGGCACTGgacaatttgaattattaaaccTTAAAGAAATGATTGAAGGTGAACAAGCACTATAA